In a single window of the Novosphingobium sp. IK01 genome:
- a CDS encoding DEAD/DEAH box helicase, protein MSYFSDLGLAEPILRALETKGYSDPTPIQRQSIPALLEGRDLLGIAQTGTGKTAAFALPSLHRLAADPQPRKPASCRMLVLSPTRELAAQIAENMKGYAKNLKLSVDCVFGGIPIGKQARRLVPGVDVLVATPGRLLDLIDSRALTIGRTEIFVLDEADQMMDLGFIHALKRVANLLPAKRQSLFFSATMPKSIEDLGKQFIKNPVRVEVAPQSTTAERVEQYVSFLNQPEKQALLSLTVRRMLASKELDRGIVFTRTKHGADRVARNLGAAGIDARAIHGNKSQAQRTAALEAFRQGSCPILVATDIAARGIDVSGVSHVFNFELPNVPEQYVHRIGRTARAGADGVAISFCAPDEKPYLRDIERLTKVKPEVMPLPENFLAEAARLPAPVRRPAGEENEGRREQGHGRRDGGRRDGGRSDAGRRDGGRGEGGARRDGGRNEGPRSEGVRNGGGRRADGPRHEGARQEGPRHDGGRHDAGAEGAAKRRFRPRGNTTTGQHRNKVRRVV, encoded by the coding sequence ATGTCCTATTTTTCCGACCTTGGCCTTGCCGAGCCCATTCTTCGTGCGCTCGAAACCAAGGGCTACAGCGATCCCACCCCGATCCAGCGCCAGTCGATTCCCGCGCTGCTCGAAGGGCGCGATCTCCTCGGCATCGCGCAGACCGGCACCGGCAAGACCGCTGCCTTCGCGCTGCCCTCGCTCCACCGCCTGGCGGCTGATCCGCAGCCCCGCAAGCCGGCCTCGTGCCGCATGCTGGTGCTCTCGCCCACCCGTGAACTCGCCGCGCAGATCGCCGAGAACATGAAGGGCTATGCCAAGAACCTGAAGCTTTCGGTCGATTGCGTGTTCGGCGGCATTCCCATCGGCAAGCAGGCCCGCCGTCTGGTGCCCGGCGTCGACGTGCTCGTCGCCACCCCCGGCCGCCTGCTCGACCTCATCGACAGCCGCGCGCTGACCATTGGTCGCACCGAGATCTTCGTGCTCGACGAAGCCGACCAGATGATGGACCTGGGCTTCATCCATGCGCTCAAGCGCGTGGCCAACCTGCTGCCCGCCAAGCGCCAGAGCCTGTTCTTTTCGGCCACCATGCCCAAGTCGATCGAGGATCTGGGCAAGCAGTTCATCAAGAACCCGGTCCGTGTCGAGGTTGCGCCGCAGTCGACCACGGCCGAGCGCGTCGAACAGTATGTGAGCTTCCTCAACCAGCCCGAAAAGCAGGCGCTGCTTTCGCTGACCGTGCGCCGCATGCTGGCGAGCAAGGAACTCGACCGCGGCATCGTCTTTACCCGCACCAAGCACGGCGCCGACCGCGTGGCCCGCAATCTGGGTGCGGCGGGCATCGACGCCCGCGCGATCCACGGCAACAAGAGCCAGGCCCAGCGCACCGCCGCGCTTGAAGCCTTCCGCCAGGGTTCGTGCCCGATTCTGGTCGCCACCGACATCGCCGCGCGCGGCATCGACGTTTCGGGGGTGAGCCATGTGTTCAACTTCGAACTGCCCAACGTGCCCGAACAGTACGTTCACCGCATCGGCCGCACCGCGCGCGCCGGGGCCGATGGCGTGGCGATCAGCTTCTGTGCGCCCGATGAAAAGCCTTACCTGCGCGACATCGAACGCCTGACCAAGGTCAAGCCCGAAGTCATGCCGCTGCCCGAGAACTTCCTGGCCGAAGCCGCGCGCCTGCCCGCGCCGGTCCGTCGCCCGGCGGGCGAGGAAAACGAGGGCCGCCGCGAACAGGGCCATGGTCGCCGTGATGGCGGTCGCCGCGACGGGGGCCGCAGCGATGCGGGCCGCCGTGATGGCGGTCGCGGTGAAGGTGGTGCGCGTCGCGATGGGGGCCGCAACGAAGGGCCCCGCAGCGAGGGCGTCCGTAACGGTGGAGGCCGCCGTGCGGATGGCCCCCGTCACGAAGGTGCCCGTCAGGAAGGCCCGCGTCATGACGGCGGCCGTCATGACGCGGGGGCCGAAGGCGCGGCCAAGCGTCGGTTCCGCCCGCGCGGCAACACCACGACCGGTCAGCACCGCAACAAGGTTCGTCGCGTCGTCTGA
- a CDS encoding demethoxyubiquinone hydroxylase family protein: MSRIDIARIIRVDQAGEFGATRIYAGQLAVMGDRGPDSAEIVEMARQEEDHRARFDELIARRGVRPTALSPVWSVAGFALGAATALMGPRAAMACTAAIETEIDRHYTEQLEELGDADPELSDAIREFRDDERAHRDAALAAGAEKTPAYPLLFNAIRLGCRAAIKLSERI; this comes from the coding sequence ATGAGCCGTATCGATATCGCGCGGATCATCCGCGTGGACCAGGCGGGCGAATTTGGCGCCACGCGGATCTATGCCGGGCAACTGGCGGTCATGGGGGATCGCGGGCCGGATTCGGCCGAGATCGTGGAAATGGCGCGTCAGGAAGAGGATCATCGCGCCCGTTTCGATGAACTGATCGCCCGGCGCGGGGTGCGCCCCACGGCGCTCAGCCCGGTGTGGTCGGTGGCCGGTTTTGCGCTCGGCGCGGCCACGGCGCTGATGGGGCCGCGCGCGGCCATGGCCTGCACGGCGGCCATCGAGACCGAGATCGACCGCCACTATACCGAGCAGCTCGAAGAACTGGGCGATGCGGACCCTGAACTGTCCGACGCGATCCGCGAATTCCGCGACGACGAGCGCGCCCACCGCGACGCCGCACTGGCAGCGGGCGCGGAAAAGACCCCGGCCTATCCGTTGCTGTTCAATGCGATCCGTCTGGGGTGCCGCGCGGCGATCAAGCTGTCGGAGCGGATCTGA
- the rsfS gene encoding ribosome silencing factor — protein MTSAQPQPADAGAASSAPSAGAPASLHDLVLASLDDDQAQEVVTIPLEGKSSIADFMVIGSGRSTRQVAAMAQKLAERIKHAGYGNARIEGLPAADWVLIDAGDIVVHLFRPEVRSFYNLERMWGFGDAGAA, from the coding sequence ATGACCAGTGCCCAACCCCAGCCGGCAGATGCCGGCGCCGCTTCTTCGGCCCCTTCTGCCGGCGCTCCCGCCAGCCTTCACGACCTCGTGCTTGCCTCGCTCGACGATGACCAGGCGCAGGAAGTCGTAACGATTCCGCTGGAAGGGAAAAGCTCGATTGCCGATTTCATGGTGATCGGCTCGGGCCGGTCGACCCGTCAGGTTGCGGCGATGGCCCAGAAGCTGGCCGAGCGTATCAAGCACGCCGGCTATGGCAATGCCCGTATCGAAGGCCTGCCGGCTGCCGACTGGGTGCTGATCGATGCGGGTGATATCGTCGTTCACCTGTTCCGTCCCGAAGTGCGCAGCTTCTACAACCTTGAACGCATGTGGGGCTTCGGCGACGCCGGAGCGGCCTGA
- a CDS encoding 23S rRNA (pseudouridine(1915)-N(3))-methyltransferase RlmH has translation MLLHIIARGKIGRSPEAELVERYGRRVTWGFKVTELPDKGGTIPPITATPTRIVTMDERGKQLTSSEFARILGRWRDDGVREARFLIGAADGHDEALRDKADLLLAFGAATWPHMLARAMLAEQLWRATSIIAGHPYHREG, from the coding sequence ATGTTGTTGCACATCATCGCCCGTGGAAAGATCGGCCGCTCGCCCGAGGCCGAGCTGGTCGAGCGCTATGGCAGGCGCGTGACCTGGGGTTTCAAGGTCACCGAACTGCCCGACAAGGGCGGGACGATCCCCCCGATTACGGCCACCCCCACGCGGATCGTCACCATGGACGAGCGCGGGAAGCAGCTGACTTCCAGCGAATTTGCCCGCATTCTGGGCCGTTGGCGCGACGATGGCGTGCGCGAGGCGCGCTTTCTGATCGGGGCCGCCGATGGCCATGACGAGGCCTTGCGCGACAAGGCGGACCTTTTGCTCGCCTTTGGCGCGGCGACCTGGCCCCACATGTTGGCCCGCGCGATGCTGGCCGAACAGCTCTGGCGGGCGACCAGCATCATCGCTGGCCACCCCTATCACCGCGAAGGATGA
- a CDS encoding murein hydrolase activator EnvC family protein, translating to MIARRLSGASARAQRAGLVLAGGALAALALWQVAGAQAGAAYQSAGEAGQALRQAQAALVEARKRGETLEAQARAATAAADKTAREAAAIAARIQQSEAEIRMGEARIALIDRERADLRARMAARQEPVVRLTAALELMARRPLAFSLMRADSLRETVYLRAVLETMLPQVRRSTAPLRSAIVRGRALQEQARSEGQRLRASAVTLAQRRTDLAALESRQRITSRAANGNASRENDHALALAEQTRDLAALMQQLGREGQMRDLLAALPGPVQRPDHPGAVLMVEDADPLQREAQHLAWILPVAGRVTTGFGEQGATGAAQGLTIAPVPSAQIVAPAAGRVAFAGPYRGYGQIVIVEHDGGWTSLITGMGRIDVGVGDKVVQGSPLGIAAPARPQVTVELRKDGAPINPLGVLHG from the coding sequence ATGATCGCGCGGCGCCTCTCTGGCGCGTCGGCGCGGGCGCAGCGGGCCGGGCTCGTGCTGGCTGGCGGCGCGCTGGCGGCGCTGGCCCTGTGGCAGGTTGCCGGGGCGCAAGCGGGCGCGGCCTATCAGAGCGCGGGGGAGGCGGGGCAAGCCTTGCGGCAGGCCCAGGCCGCACTGGTCGAGGCGCGCAAGCGGGGCGAAACGCTGGAGGCACAGGCCCGCGCCGCTACGGCCGCTGCCGACAAGACCGCGCGCGAGGCCGCCGCGATTGCCGCACGCATCCAGCAGTCCGAAGCCGAAATCCGCATGGGCGAGGCGCGCATTGCCCTGATCGACCGTGAACGCGCCGATCTGCGCGCGCGCATGGCCGCGCGACAGGAACCGGTCGTGCGGCTGACCGCCGCGCTCGAACTGATGGCGCGGCGCCCGCTGGCCTTCAGCCTGATGCGGGCGGATTCGCTGCGCGAGACGGTCTATTTGCGCGCCGTGCTCGAAACCATGTTGCCGCAGGTCCGCCGCAGCACGGCGCCCTTGCGCAGCGCCATCGTGCGCGGGCGGGCCTTGCAGGAGCAGGCCCGCAGCGAAGGCCAGCGCCTGCGCGCGAGCGCGGTGACCCTGGCCCAGCGCCGCACCGATCTGGCCGCGCTCGAAAGCCGCCAGCGCATCACCAGCCGCGCGGCCAATGGCAATGCCTCGCGCGAGAACGACCATGCCCTCGCGCTGGCCGAACAGACCCGCGATCTGGCGGCCCTGATGCAGCAACTGGGGCGCGAGGGACAGATGCGCGACCTGCTCGCCGCATTGCCCGGTCCGGTCCAGCGGCCCGACCATCCCGGTGCGGTGCTGATGGTCGAGGACGCCGATCCCTTGCAGCGCGAGGCGCAGCATCTGGCCTGGATCCTGCCGGTGGCGGGCCGGGTCACGACCGGCTTTGGCGAGCAGGGGGCGACCGGCGCGGCGCAGGGGCTGACCATCGCCCCGGTGCCTTCGGCCCAGATCGTTGCCCCGGCCGCGGGGCGGGTGGCCTTTGCCGGGCCCTATCGCGGCTATGGCCAGATCGTGATCGTCGAGCACGACGGGGGCTGGACCTCGCTGATAACGGGGATGGGGCGGATCGACGTGGGCGTGGGCGACAAGGTGGTGCAAGGTTCGCCACTGGGCATTGCCGCGCCCGCCCGTCCGCAAGTGACGGTCGAGCTGCGCAAGGATGGCGCGCCGATCAATCCGCTGGGAGTCCTGCATGGGTGA
- a CDS encoding disulfide bond formation protein B: MVQHAPAAPRAASLALVLALAVPAVAMATALVAQFGFGLAPCEMCWWQRYGHIAAIALAILALLRRGHPESTVLVILAGLGVLSSGLIGAFHAGVEYHWWEGITTCSTNHIEGDPLAAILAAPLVRCDTPAWTLMDISMAGYNFLFSVPAALAIVVLAVRGRAQRA, from the coding sequence ATGGTTCAACATGCTCCAGCCGCACCGCGTGCGGCATCCCTCGCGCTGGTGCTGGCGCTGGCGGTTCCCGCCGTGGCGATGGCCACCGCGCTGGTTGCCCAGTTCGGGTTCGGCCTGGCGCCGTGCGAGATGTGCTGGTGGCAGCGCTATGGCCATATCGCGGCCATTGCCCTGGCCATTCTGGCCCTGCTGCGCCGGGGACACCCGGAAAGCACGGTGCTGGTGATCCTGGCCGGGCTCGGCGTCTTGTCGAGCGGGCTGATCGGGGCTTTTCACGCGGGCGTCGAATATCACTGGTGGGAGGGCATCACGACCTGCTCGACCAACCATATCGAGGGCGATCCGCTCGCCGCCATTCTGGCCGCGCCGCTGGTGCGGTGCGACACCCCGGCCTGGACACTGATGGACATCAGCATGGCTGGTTACAACTTCCTGTTCTCGGTTCCTGCGGCGCTGGCGATCGTGGTGCTGGCAGTGCGGGGACGGGCCCAGCGAGCCTGA
- a CDS encoding glutamate-5-semialdehyde dehydrogenase: MSTQLQEIAPESAQETPQALVERLARAGRAAQTKLARLPSEAREAALKLAAQSLRRAEPEILPANAIDMANGEARGLTGALLDRLRLDPARLAAMADAVAQVASLEDPVGQIIDSRSRPNGLVLERVRVPIGLIGIIYESRPNVTADAAALCVRSGNAALLRGGSEAVHSNRAIHQALVAGLVEGGVPADVVQLVPTQDREVVGAMLTAAGLVDMIVPRGGKSLVARVQADARVPVLAHLDGICHTFVHAAADPAMAQAVVLNAKMRRTGICGAMETLLIDATYPAAAALVTPLIEAGCEVRGDARAQAIDPRILPAGAEDWDTEYLDAVLSVAVVDGLDAAIAHIARHSSGHTDAILTDDAQAAARFLNEVDSAIVMHNASSQFADGGEFGLGAEIGIATGRLHARGPVALEGLTTYKWLVRGTGQVRP; the protein is encoded by the coding sequence ATGTCGACGCAGCTTCAGGAAATCGCCCCCGAGTCCGCTCAGGAGACCCCCCAGGCGCTGGTGGAGCGGCTGGCCCGCGCCGGTCGCGCCGCGCAGACCAAGCTCGCGCGTCTCCCGTCGGAGGCCAGGGAAGCCGCGCTCAAGCTGGCCGCGCAGTCCCTGCGCCGGGCCGAGCCGGAGATTCTGCCGGCCAATGCCATCGACATGGCCAATGGCGAGGCACGCGGGCTGACCGGCGCGCTGCTCGACCGCTTGCGGCTCGACCCCGCGCGTCTGGCCGCGATGGCCGATGCCGTGGCGCAAGTTGCCAGCCTCGAAGACCCTGTCGGCCAGATCATCGACAGCCGCAGCCGCCCCAACGGGCTGGTGCTCGAACGCGTGCGCGTGCCCATCGGGCTGATCGGCATCATCTATGAAAGCCGCCCCAACGTGACGGCGGACGCTGCCGCGCTCTGCGTGCGCTCGGGCAATGCGGCGCTGCTGCGCGGCGGGAGCGAGGCGGTCCATTCCAACCGCGCGATCCATCAGGCGCTCGTGGCCGGGCTGGTCGAGGGTGGGGTGCCCGCCGATGTCGTGCAACTCGTGCCCACGCAGGACCGCGAAGTCGTTGGCGCGATGCTCACCGCCGCCGGGCTGGTCGACATGATCGTGCCGCGCGGGGGCAAGAGCCTCGTCGCGCGGGTTCAGGCCGATGCGCGGGTGCCCGTGCTCGCCCATCTCGATGGCATCTGCCACACGTTCGTTCATGCCGCCGCCGATCCGGCCATGGCGCAGGCCGTGGTGCTCAATGCCAAGATGCGCCGCACCGGCATTTGCGGGGCGATGGAAACCCTGCTGATCGATGCGACCTATCCTGCCGCTGCCGCGCTGGTGACGCCGCTGATCGAGGCGGGCTGCGAAGTGCGCGGCGACGCGCGCGCGCAGGCGATCGATCCGCGCATCCTGCCCGCCGGAGCCGAGGACTGGGACACCGAATATCTCGACGCCGTGCTCTCGGTGGCGGTGGTCGACGGGCTGGACGCGGCGATTGCCCATATCGCGCGCCATTCCTCGGGCCATACCGATGCGATCCTGACCGACGATGCACAGGCCGCCGCGCGGTTCCTCAATGAAGTGGACAGCGCCATCGTCATGCACAATGCCTCCAGCCAGTTTGCCGATGGCGGCGAATTCGGGCTGGGTGCGGAAATCGGCATTGCCACCGGGCGTCTCCACGCACGCGGGCCGGTCGCGCTTGAAGGGCTGACCACCTACAAGTGGCTGGTGCGGGGCACGGGGCAGGTTCGTCCCTGA
- a CDS encoding TMEM165/GDT1 family protein has product MAPLLEAFSTSTAVVALAEIGDKTQLLAIVLATRFKRPLPIVAGILVATIVNHFLAALVGVVAADLLDGQWFHYAVAAGFIAMGLWTLVPDTLDDEDDTKSPARFGAFLTTVVAFFLVEMGDKTQVATIALGARFHDAVAVTCGTTLGMMIANVPAVFLGNALIARVPMVAVRMVAAALFLGIGVWLLAQTAGLV; this is encoded by the coding sequence ATGGCGCCTCTTCTCGAAGCCTTTTCCACCTCCACCGCCGTCGTCGCCCTCGCCGAGATCGGCGACAAGACCCAATTGCTGGCCATCGTGCTGGCCACGCGCTTCAAGCGCCCCCTCCCGATCGTGGCGGGCATTCTGGTGGCCACGATCGTCAACCATTTCCTCGCCGCCCTCGTCGGCGTGGTCGCGGCCGACCTGCTCGACGGGCAATGGTTCCACTATGCCGTGGCAGCCGGGTTCATCGCGATGGGCCTGTGGACGCTCGTTCCCGACACGCTCGACGACGAGGACGACACCAAGAGCCCGGCCCGCTTCGGCGCGTTCCTGACCACGGTGGTCGCCTTCTTCCTCGTCGAGATGGGCGACAAGACACAGGTCGCCACGATCGCGCTGGGCGCGCGCTTCCACGATGCGGTCGCGGTCACCTGTGGCACCACGCTGGGCATGATGATCGCCAATGTGCCCGCCGTGTTCCTCGGCAATGCGCTGATCGCGCGGGTGCCGATGGTGGCCGTGCGCATGGTCGCGGCGGCGCTGTTCCTGGGCATCGGCGTCTGGCTGCTCGCGCAGACCGCCGGGCTGGTCTGA
- a CDS encoding nicotinate-nucleotide adenylyltransferase, giving the protein MTRGRPVLTGLLGGSFNPAHGGHRRVSLFALRALGLDEVWWMVSPGNVLKPRAGMASLPARYASASREARRAPIRVTAIERELGTVYTVDALRALVRRYPRRRFIWLMGADNLAQFHRWKDWRGIARAMPIAVIARPGYDDAAMASPAMVWLRRWRRRCRQTSVGALGPGCGSSGSDGMRSGSGQSGKIRSSGRGGCKPFACAAPALIVLRFDPDPRSATAVRQANPDWEAGLAGRASVRALRDGVTHHAVAKQAFGRGGR; this is encoded by the coding sequence ATGACTCGCGGCAGACCCGTGCTGACCGGCCTTCTGGGCGGCAGCTTCAACCCGGCCCATGGTGGGCATCGCCGGGTGAGCCTGTTTGCGCTTCGTGCGCTCGGGCTCGACGAAGTGTGGTGGATGGTGTCGCCCGGCAATGTGCTCAAGCCCCGTGCGGGCATGGCCAGCTTGCCCGCGCGCTATGCCTCGGCCAGCCGGGAGGCCCGCCGCGCACCGATTCGGGTGACCGCGATCGAGCGCGAGCTGGGCACGGTCTATACGGTCGACGCCTTGCGCGCGCTGGTCCGCCGTTATCCCCGGCGGCGCTTCATCTGGTTGATGGGGGCCGACAATCTTGCCCAGTTCCATCGCTGGAAAGACTGGCGCGGGATTGCCCGCGCGATGCCGATTGCGGTTATCGCCCGTCCGGGTTATGATGACGCAGCTATGGCGAGCCCCGCCATGGTGTGGCTGCGCCGATGGCGCCGGCGGTGCAGGCAGACGAGCGTTGGCGCCCTTGGGCCCGGATGCGGGTCCTCAGGCAGCGACGGGATGCGATCTGGTTCAGGACAATCTGGCAAGATCCGGTCTTCCGGTCGGGGAGGGTGCAAGCCCTTTGCCTGTGCGGCACCCGCGCTCATTGTCCTGCGTTTCGATCCCGATCCCCGCTCGGCAACGGCGGTGCGGCAGGCGAACCCGGATTGGGAAGCGGGCCTCGCGGGGCGGGCTTCGGTGCGGGCTTTACGCGACGGTGTGACCCATCACGCTGTCGCAAAGCAGGCTTTCGGAAGGGGCGGGCGCTGA
- a CDS encoding S41 family peptidase, with amino-acid sequence MAKPLASLLRATALVTAVAVLPVATAGLAAVDSRTGPQFAKLATIYEKIKTNYVEPVDDDTLIKGAIDGMLATLDPHSAYLEARDFENLRTQTEGAYGGLGLSVTLDDGAVKVIAPMKGTPGDLGGIKAGDYITHLDGKLIYGGSLDEAVDQMRGPPGSQIKLTVYRPGHDEPLEFTLTRRVIELKPVEWKVKDNVGVISVSSFSMNVGAQVAQAFQAIKAQAGKTQAGGHLAGVVLDLRGNPGGLLEEAVSLSDDFLDSGTIVSQRGREADDNAIYSAHPGDIARGLPMIVLIDEGSASASEIVSGALQDQHRALIMGQRSFGKGSVQTLIPLGKDAALKLTTARYYTPSGRSVQEGGIEPDIAVPQISDPDLRKRALRSYRESDLRRHLINEIKDDKDLEKDKIDDPRFKMTPEQLKAKGIDDFQLYYAVQTLERTTPTALAALHRK; translated from the coding sequence ATGGCCAAACCGCTTGCTTCCCTGCTGCGCGCAACGGCGCTGGTGACCGCAGTGGCGGTCTTGCCGGTGGCCACTGCGGGCCTTGCGGCCGTGGATTCACGCACCGGGCCCCAATTTGCCAAGCTTGCGACCATCTACGAGAAGATCAAGACCAACTATGTCGAGCCGGTCGACGACGACACCCTGATCAAGGGCGCCATCGACGGTATGCTGGCCACGCTCGATCCGCACAGCGCCTATCTTGAGGCGCGCGATTTCGAGAACCTGCGCACCCAGACCGAGGGGGCTTATGGTGGCCTGGGTCTGTCGGTCACGCTCGACGATGGCGCGGTCAAGGTCATCGCGCCGATGAAGGGCACGCCGGGTGATCTGGGCGGGATCAAGGCGGGGGACTACATCACGCATCTCGATGGCAAGCTGATCTATGGCGGCTCGCTCGACGAGGCGGTCGACCAGATGCGCGGCCCCCCCGGCAGCCAGATCAAGCTGACCGTCTATCGTCCCGGCCATGACGAGCCGCTCGAATTCACGCTGACGCGCCGGGTGATCGAGTTGAAGCCGGTCGAGTGGAAGGTGAAGGACAACGTGGGCGTGATCTCGGTCTCCTCGTTCAGCATGAACGTGGGGGCGCAAGTCGCGCAGGCCTTTCAGGCGATCAAGGCGCAGGCCGGCAAGACTCAGGCTGGCGGCCATCTGGCGGGCGTCGTGCTCGACTTGCGCGGCAATCCGGGGGGCTTGCTCGAAGAGGCGGTTTCCCTGTCCGACGATTTCCTCGACAGCGGCACCATCGTTTCGCAGCGCGGGCGCGAGGCCGACGACAATGCGATCTATTCGGCCCATCCCGGCGACATCGCGCGGGGCCTGCCGATGATCGTGCTGATCGACGAAGGCTCGGCCTCGGCTTCCGAAATCGTCTCGGGCGCGCTTCAGGACCAGCACCGCGCGCTGATCATGGGCCAGCGCAGCTTTGGCAAGGGCAGCGTGCAGACGCTGATCCCGCTGGGCAAGGATGCCGCGCTCAAGCTGACCACGGCGCGCTATTACACGCCCTCGGGCCGGTCGGTGCAGGAAGGCGGGATCGAGCCCGACATCGCCGTGCCGCAGATTTCCGACCCCGACTTGCGCAAGCGCGCGCTGCGCTCCTATCGCGAGAGCGACTTGCGCCGCCACCTGATCAACGAGATCAAGGATGACAAGGATCTCGAAAAGGACAAGATCGACGATCCGCGTTTCAAGATGACGCCCGAGCAACTCAAGGCCAAGGGCATCGACGATTTCCAGCTCTATTATGCCGTGCAGACCCTGGAGCGGACCACGCCCACGGCGCTTGCCGCGCTGCACAGGAAGTAA